A window of Phacochoerus africanus isolate WHEZ1 chromosome 11, ROS_Pafr_v1, whole genome shotgun sequence genomic DNA:
ATCCAGGAGGGGGGCCCAAACCCAGGGCAGCCTGCTCATCCCCAGACAGAGCCCACAGATGCCTGCAGCCCTTACCTGAGTTATCCAGACGGCAGGGGCGAGACTTGCATTGTTTGTCTACAGGGAAGAAACAGCAGAGAATCAAAGGCTCCGTGGCTGCCTTTCGGGAGGGGACGGCATCCAAAGCCCCGTGGACCTTCCCTGACTTGCTCTGGGAAAAGCTGCTGCATTTCCCCTGATTCTGCTTCCTTATAATGAGACATCCGTTGCCTGGGTTTGACTTGACCTGTGAGCAGCAGATCCAGAAAGGCCCCAGCTCCAAGGTCGTCTGGGCTCTCCTGCTCCCTTGGCCTGTAACTTTGTCTCCACGCCACACCCATTTCTTCCTCTGCCATGCCTTGTCCAGGGAGGGGCTCGTTTATGCCCTTTGCGTGTCTTCCTCACCCCCCACCAACTCATGCGTGCTGCTGATGCTCCAGGGTAGGTAGTCCCTGAAGCCACACCAGACCTTCTTCTGCTTTAGGTGCGGTCCACGGTTCCAGCCAACAGCCTGGCTCTCACTATGAAAGCTGGGCCCTGCATACCCCTGGGCAGCCCTCAGCCAAGACCAGCAGCCCGGAGCCCCTTCACAGGGCCCCATCCTCATAATTCCTCCTCTGGCAGGTCCTTGCGGGGCGGGCAAGAAAGCATCCGAGACCTGCAACAGCCCAAACTGGAGCTTCGTGGTACAGCACCTGCTGCtgtctcaccccctccccccttttccctGCCCAGCACGCCCGACAGCACGGGATTTCTGGTCCGTCAAATCAGTACACTCCTCTCGGAAAACTGGGGTCGGGGTGCctactcatttctttctttctttctttctttttgtctttttagggctgcaccctcggcatatggaggttcccaggctagggggtctaattgaagctgcagccacagcaacattggatccttaacccactgactgaggccggggatcaaaccctcatcctcatggacactagccaggttcgtttctgctgagcgacaacgggaactcctgcttattcaTTTCTGACAGCAGCTTCCAGCGGGGAGAAAAGCCTGACCAAGTCTGTTGGCCCTCAGATGGCCAAAGACACCTCTGTTGGTCGCGAAACCTCCTTCCCGCTCCCAGCAGGCAAGTGGGCAGTTCCAGCGTAGGCGCCTCCAGGGTCAAGAAGCAGGTGAACTGCCTCAGAAGGCTATGTCTCCCCTCGTTGGACGGCGCCGAGGGGCCGGGGGCAGGACTAGGTCCTCCTCACTGCCGTTCATAGCTCTGTTTGCGCCCCCTGAAGATGGTGGGGAGCCCCCCTCGGGCGCAGCTGCAGGCCGGCCCGCACCCTGCGCCCCGCTCACCTTTGATGTACTCGCAGTTGTAGGTGCTCCGCTTGCCCAGGGCCCGCAGGTAGATGcgggcagggccctgggctggcCTGCTGGCATTGATCACCTGAAAGGTCTCGAAGGGAGGGATCAGCACCTCCTCCTCCCCGGGGAAGAAGGAGTAGCCCTTGATCGGGGCCCCGAGGCAGGTCCAGATGCCAAAGAAGGTGTCTTCCCCAAACTGCTGGGCCGCGGCGTTCTGCAGGGACGCGGAGGCGAAGCCGCCCAGCCTGACGGTGGCCCCGGGCCCCGCGGGCCGGAAGCGCAGGCCCTGCACCCCTCGGAACACCTGGTGGCACTGCGGTGGACGCTGCCCGCTGCTCAGCAGCTGCAGGGCCTCGGTCAGCAGGAAGTGCAGTGTCTTGAAGGAGAAGTGGTGGAGGTAGTGGGCCCGGGAGCGGCCCGCCTCGCGCACGGCCGCGTTGAATTCTTTGTGCAGGGGACTGTTGGCCGTGTAAGCCAGGAGGGCCACCCCATGCTCTTCTCggaagcctgggggtgggggcaggcgggAAGGGCTGCcgccccaccccggcccccagGCCTGGCGCTCCTGCCactggctgctggcctgcacccaGCCGTCCGCGTACACTCTGTTGGCCTGGAACTCCGTGCGGTTGAGATCCGGGAGAGCAGCcgtcatggctgtggtgcagcccgcATACTGGTCGTCGAAGGAGGCCAAGGCCATGTCCAGGGGCATTTCTCGAGAGAAGAGGTCTCGTCGAGTGATGGGGTGGCTCTGAGCCTGAAGAGGGGGCAGCAAGGACAGAGGTTAGGCCCCAGGAGAACGGGCCCTGTCATCCAGCT
This region includes:
- the ART1 gene encoding GPI-linked NAD(P)(+)--arginine ADP-ribosyltransferase 1 → MKTPAATCLLLVTMGLMAALQAQSHPITRRDLFSREMPLDMALASFDDQYAGCTTAMTAALPDLNRTEFQANRVYADGWVQASSQWQERQAWGPGWGGSPSRLPPPPGFREEHGVALLAYTANSPLHKEFNAAVREAGRSRAHYLHHFSFKTLHFLLTEALQLLSSGQRPPQCHQVFRGVQGLRFRPAGPGATVRLGGFASASLQNAAAQQFGEDTFFGIWTCLGAPIKGYSFFPGEEEVLIPPFETFQVINASRPAQGPARIYLRALGKRSTYNCEYIKDKQCKSRPCRLDNSAMGRGPPSALWSLLLLLWFLVGGAFPESPGLL